The Sulfuricystis thermophila genome segment ACCGGTCACCTGCTCGGTGACGGTGTGCTCGACCTGGATGCGCGGATTGACCTCGATGAAGTAAAACTGGCCGCTATCGGCATCCATCAGGAACTCGACCGTGCCGGCATGCGTGTAGTTCGCCGCTTTGGCGAGCCTGAGCGCCGCGGCGCACAGCTCGGCACGCTGCGCTTCCGAAAGATAAGGCGCCGGTGCGCGTTCGACCACCTTCTGATTGCGCCGCTGCACCGAGCAATCGCGCTCATAGAGATGCACGAGATTGCCGTGGCTGTCGCCGATCACCTGCACCTCGACATGGCGCGCGCGGCGCACCAGTTTTTCCAGATACACCTCGTCGTTGCCGAAAGCGGCCGCCGCCTCACGGCGCGCGACCTCCATCGCCGGACCGAGATCGGCCTCGCTCTCGATGACCCGCATGCCACGACCGCCGCCGCCCCAGCTCGCCTTGAGCATCAGCGGGTAGCCGACGCTGGCGGCGAGCCGTTTCGCTTCGCCCAGATCGCGCGGCAGTGCGCCGGTGGCCGGCACCACCGGCACACCGGCCTGCTCGGCCAGCGCACGCGCCGAGACCTTGTTGCCCAACAGGCGCATCACCTCCGGTTTCGGGCCGATGAAGACGATGCCGGCCCGCACGCAGGCTTCGGCGAAGTCAGGGTTCTCCGACAGGAAACCGTAACCGGGATGGATCGCATCGACATGCGCTTCTTTGGCGATGCGGATGATGTCGTCGATGTCGAGATAGGCCGCGATCGGCTTCTTGCCCGCGCCGACGAGATAGGACTCGTCGGCTTTGAAGCGGTGCAGCGCGAAACGGTCCTCATTGGAAAAGATCGCGACGGTGCGAATGTCCAGCTCGCTGGCAGCACGCAACACTCGGATGGCGATTTCGGAACGGTTGGCGACCAGCAGGCTGCGGATTTTTTTCATGATGGGAAGCGCCGAAAAAGTGAAATAACCACGATTCTAATATTGCATTGCAGCAGGCGCGGCATGTGCCGTCCCGCCAGCGCCGACTTTCACAATCCGAGCCGCTCTTTGACTTGCGGCCACTGCCGGCGGCTCACCGGCAGACGTTCCGTCACGCCTTTCACGGTCAGCACCCAGTGCGCCTCGCCGTGTTCGTCGTCCGCTACGCGGGTCGCGCCGGCGACGGCATCGACGGCGACGAGACAATTGCGATGGATACGCACGAAGCGCGCCGTGAACTCGGCTTCCAGATGGGCGAGCGATTCCTCGAGCAGATATTCGCGCTCTGCGGTGCGTGCCGCGACGTATTTCTGCTCGGCGCGCAGAAAGAGGATCTCGGCGACCGGCACGAGCAGCACGTGGCCACGCTCGACGACACGCAGACGTGTCCGCGCGGCGGGCATCAGCGGCTCGAGATCGGCGGCGAGCAAGCGGCGCGCCTTGCCCAGCGCTTCGAGCAGCCTTGGCGCACGCACTGGCTTCAGCAGATAATCGACCGCTGCGAGATCGAAGGCGGTGAGCGCGAATTCGTCATAGGCGGTGACGAAGACGATCGCCGGCGGGTGAGGCGAGCCCGCGAGCTGGCGGGCGAGCTCGATGCCATCCATGCGCGGCATGCGGATGTCACACAGGACGATGTCGGCAGGCCGTTGTGCCAGTTGCTCTAGCGCAGCCACGCCGTCGCCGGCCTCGCCGACGATGGCATGCGGGAATTGCGGTGCGATGTCTGCGAGCAGGTGGCGCAAGCGCTGCCGCGCCGGCGCTTCGTCATCGACGAGAAGGATGTGCGGGGCCGCGTTCATGATGATGTCCTGCATGGCAGATCGACGCTGACCCGATAGCGACCCGCATGCTCGCCGCTTTCGAGGCGCGCTTCGAGATCGTAAAACAGCATCAGTCGTTCGCGCAGGTTGGCGAGCGCCATACGATTGCCGGGACGCTGTGCGGTGGATGCCGCCAGCGGATTGTCGATTTCGATGTGCACGCCGTCACGACGGGCAGCGATGCGCACGACGATTTCGCCGGGCTCGCTGGCCGTCTCACAGCCGTGATAGACGGCGTTCTCCAGCAAGGGCTGCAACAGCAAGGGCGGCGCGAGCGTGTCGGGCGGGCAGTCGCTCATTTCCCAGCGCACCTGCAGGCGCTCGCCGAGCCGCAGCTTCTCGATCGTCAGATACTTGCGCGCCAGCGCGATTTCCTCCGACAGCGGCACCAGCTCTCGATTGTCACGCAGCAAGACACGGAACAGTTCGGCGAGTTCCTCGAGCGCATGTTCGGCGCGGCGCGGATCGTCGCGGATCACGCCGAGGATCGCATTCAGGCTGTTGAACAGGAAATGCGGGCGGATCCGGGCATTGAGCGCGGCCAGGCGCGCTTCGGCGAGTGCCGGCGCCTGGGCCTGGGCGCGCAGGCCGAACCATGCCAGGAGCAATGCAGCGCCCGCACCGCCCGCCAAACCGGCGCGCCAGCCGGGCGGCGTGCCGAAGGACGCAGTCAACAACGCATCGATCGCCGTAAAAGCCGCCGCCGACCAGGCAATGACCACGCCGAGCGCGAGCGCCCGCCGCTGCCGCCCAAGCCAGGAGGAAAGCACGAACAGCCCAATCAGGGTGAGCAGCAACGCCGGTTCGCCGAGCGCAGAGAGATCGAGCAGCTCGTCGGGCAGTCGCGCCAGATCACGGTTGCGCGCCAACGCCACGAGCAACAACAAGCCGTTCGCCGCCAGCAGGAGCCGCAGCCAGATGCCCTGGTTGCGGAAGTCCGGCAGGCCGATGGCGGAAGACGGCGAGGGTATACTCATGGTTTCGCGAAAATTTCCCTTCTTCATTATGTCAGAGAGTTCCGCCAAGGTCTGGTCGGGGCGCTTTAGCGAACCCGTTGCCGACCTCGTCAAACGTTACACCGCCTCGGTCTTTTTCGACCGACGCATGGCTGCCCAGGACATCCGTGGCTCGCTCGCTCACGCCCGGATGCTGGCACGGCAAAAAATCATTTCCGGGGAGGATCTCGCTGCGATCGAACGCGGTCTGTCCCAGATCGCCGGCGAGATCGAGCGCGGCGAATTCGCCTGGAACCTCGACGACGAGGACGTGCATCTGAACATCGAGAAGCGGCTCACCGCACTGGTGGGCGATGCCGGCAAGCGTCTGCATACCGGCCGCTCGCGCAATGACCAGGTGGCCACCGACATCCGCCTCTGGCTGCGCGATGCGATCGACGCCATCGACATGCGTCTGGTGGCGCTGATGCGCGCGCTGCTCGACATGGCCGAGGCCCATGCGGCGACGCCGATGCCCGGCTTCACCCATCTGCAGGTGGCCCAGCCGGTCACCTTCGGCCACCACCTGATGGCCTACGTCGAGATGTTTTCCCGCGACCGCGAACGCTTCGCCGATTGCCGGAAACGCGTCAATCGCCTGCCGCTCGGCGCGGCGGCGCTCGCCGGCACGACCTTCCCGATCGATCGCGCGTTCGTAGCCCAGGAACTCGGCTTCGACGGCATCTGCGCCAACTCGCTCGACGCCGTCTCCGACCGTGACTTTGCCATCGAATTCTGTGCCGCCGCGTCGCTGACGATGGTGCACATCTCCCGCTTTTCCGAAGAGCTGATCCTGTGGATGAGCCCGCGCATCGGCTTCATCGATCTGGCCGACCGTTTCTGCACCGGTTCTTCGATCATGCCGCAGAAGAAGAATCCGGACGTGCCGGAACTGGCGCGCGGCAAGAGCGGTCGCGTCTTCGGCCACCTGATGGGGCTCTTGACGCTGATGAAGGCTCAGCCGCTCGCCTACAACAAGGACAACCAGGAAGACAAGGAGCCGCTGTTCGATACCGCCGACACCTTGCTCGACACGCTGACGATCTTCGCCGACCTGGTCACGGGTATCCGCGTCAAGGCGGAGGCGATGGCTGCGGCGCTCAAGCAGGGCTTTGCGACGGCGACCGATCTGGCCGACTATCTCGTCAAGAAGGGTCTGCCGTTCCGCGATGCCCATGAGGCCGTCGCACGTGCGGTGCGAGCCGCCGAGACGCGCGGCTGCGATCTGGCCGACCTGCCGCTGACCGAGTTGCGGAGTTTTTCACCCCTCATCGACGAAGACGTCTTCAGCGTGTTGACCGTCGCCGGCTCGCTCGCTGCGCGCAGTCATGTTGGCGGCACCGCACCAGAACAGGTGAAGGCGGCCATCGAACGGGTGCGCAAGACCCTGGAATGAGGCGTTTCAGGAAGAGCGGCACGGCAGACCGGCTGGCGATGTTCGAGGCCGAAGTCGAGGGCCTCGCCGCTCTGCGCGCCACGCAAACGGTGCGCGTTCCCGACGTCTTCGGCACCGGCATCGACGCTGACGGCACGGCCTGGATCGAGCTGGAGTATCTCGAGCTGGCGCCCCTTTCGCCGCAGGCCGGCGCCCGGCTCGGCGAGCGGCTCGCCGCGCTGCACTGGCGTACCGGCCATGAAGCTGACGCCCGCTATGGCTGGCCGCGCGACAATTTCATCGGCGACTCGCCGCAATCGAACCGGACGCACACAAGCTGGGCAAACTTTTTTGCCATTGAACGCCTGCAGCCGCAACTGGCGCGCGCCCAGGCCAACGGCATGCCGCGCGCGGTGGTTTCCCAAGGCGAGCGGCTGATCGAGGGCGTCGGCGCCTTCTTTCTCGATGTCCGGCCGCAGCCCTGCCTGCTGCACGGCGACCTGTGGGCCGGCAACGCCGGGCAGTTACCGGATGGCACGCCGGTGATCTTCGATCCGGCCGTCTATCGGGGCGACCGCGAGACCGATCTGGCGATGGCGGAGCTCTTCGGCGGCTTTCCCGAGGCGTTCTACGCCGCCTATCGGACTACCTGGCCGCTCGATCCAGGCTTCGAGACGCGCAAGACGCTCTACAACCTGTATCACATCCTTAACCACTTCAACCTGTTCGGTGCCGGCTACCTGAACCAGGCGCGGCGCATGATCGAGCGCTTGGTCGCCGAGCTGCGCGGCTGACGATTAATGAGAAATACAAAGCAAAAAGTGCACCGCCCAGCGTTTCCTTGACGGCAGCCAATACTTGCGGCAACGCCGCGCAAATGGGAACCCCCCGAGAGGGGGGGCGAAGGGGGGCGGGTGTTTGCGCATGGGGTTTTCATCCTCTGCGGGTGCCGATTGCCGGCATGCGCGTTAGGCAGGCTGCTTCATCAGGTCGCCGAGCTTGGCCTGCAGCTCACCGGCCTGATACATCTCGGTCATGATGTCGCAGCCACCGATGAATTCGCCGCGGATGTAGAGCACGGGAATGGTCGGCCAGTCGGCATATTCGCGCAGCTCCGGCACGGTGTCCGGCTCGGCGAGCACATTGACATCGACGAAATCGACGTTGCAGCGCTTGAGGATTTCCGCGGCGCGGCCGGAAAAACCGCAGCGCGGAAACTGCTTCGTGCCTTTCATGAACAGCACGACGGGATGTTGAGTGACGAGTTGGTGGATCTGTGCCTTGTTCATCGCGGTTTCCTCGAATAGTTGATTTTTTTACTCGGACAATTTTAGTGGGCATGACGACACCGGTCAAGCCATCAGCGTGACGTATCAGCGTGACGTTTGGAACTGCTCGAAGCTCATCCGCTGCCAGTGTCCTTCAGCGACGTATCGGCCCAGCGCGAGAAAGGTCTCGGCATCGCGTGTCGCGCCGGTGTAGCGGGCCATCTCCCGGCCATCGGCGGCAAAGAAAACGAAAGTCGGCGTGCCCTTGAATTTGAGGCTACGGGCAAAAGCTTTCTCGGTCATCTCCTTTCCCTCGGGAGTCGTCACCGTAATGCTGCCATTGACATCGAGGCTGAAGACGACGAAGTGACGATGGAAGTATTCGCGCACCTCGGGCCGGCTCATGATCTGTTCGCGCATGCGCTTGCAGAACGGGCAGCCTTCCGCTTCCAGCACCAGCAGGATGCCGCGCTTGCCCTGCGCCTTGGCCGTCTTCAACTCGGCGGCGAAGTCGCCGAGCGTGGTGTCGAAAAAATCTTCGCCGGGCGCCGCGTGGGCGAGCGCCAGCCAGGCGAAACAAAGAACGAAGAAACGCAACAGCATGCCCATGGCCCCTCCTCCTCGATGAATGCCGCGATTCTACCGGCGTAACACCGCAGGCAATTCGGCGGTGACGAGCGCGCC includes the following:
- a CDS encoding LytR/AlgR family response regulator transcription factor, giving the protein MNAAPHILLVDDEAPARQRLRHLLADIAPQFPHAIVGEAGDGVAALEQLAQRPADIVLCDIRMPRMDGIELARQLAGSPHPPAIVFVTAYDEFALTAFDLAAVDYLLKPVRAPRLLEALGKARRLLAADLEPLMPAARTRLRVVERGHVLLVPVAEILFLRAEQKYVAARTAEREYLLEESLAHLEAEFTARFVRIHRNCLVAVDAVAGATRVADDEHGEAHWVLTVKGVTERLPVSRRQWPQVKERLGL
- a CDS encoding sensor histidine kinase, whose product is MSIPSPSSAIGLPDFRNQGIWLRLLLAANGLLLLVALARNRDLARLPDELLDLSALGEPALLLTLIGLFVLSSWLGRQRRALALGVVIAWSAAAFTAIDALLTASFGTPPGWRAGLAGGAGAALLLAWFGLRAQAQAPALAEARLAALNARIRPHFLFNSLNAILGVIRDDPRRAEHALEELAELFRVLLRDNRELVPLSEEIALARKYLTIEKLRLGERLQVRWEMSDCPPDTLAPPLLLQPLLENAVYHGCETASEPGEIVVRIAARRDGVHIEIDNPLAASTAQRPGNRMALANLRERLMLFYDLEARLESGEHAGRYRVSVDLPCRTSS
- the argH gene encoding argininosuccinate lyase is translated as MSESSAKVWSGRFSEPVADLVKRYTASVFFDRRMAAQDIRGSLAHARMLARQKIISGEDLAAIERGLSQIAGEIERGEFAWNLDDEDVHLNIEKRLTALVGDAGKRLHTGRSRNDQVATDIRLWLRDAIDAIDMRLVALMRALLDMAEAHAATPMPGFTHLQVAQPVTFGHHLMAYVEMFSRDRERFADCRKRVNRLPLGAAALAGTTFPIDRAFVAQELGFDGICANSLDAVSDRDFAIEFCAAASLTMVHISRFSEELILWMSPRIGFIDLADRFCTGSSIMPQKKNPDVPELARGKSGRVFGHLMGLLTLMKAQPLAYNKDNQEDKEPLFDTADTLLDTLTIFADLVTGIRVKAEAMAAALKQGFATATDLADYLVKKGLPFRDAHEAVARAVRAAETRGCDLADLPLTELRSFSPLIDEDVFSVLTVAGSLAARSHVGGTAPEQVKAAIERVRKTLE
- a CDS encoding fructosamine kinase family protein, producing the protein MRRFRKSGTADRLAMFEAEVEGLAALRATQTVRVPDVFGTGIDADGTAWIELEYLELAPLSPQAGARLGERLAALHWRTGHEADARYGWPRDNFIGDSPQSNRTHTSWANFFAIERLQPQLARAQANGMPRAVVSQGERLIEGVGAFFLDVRPQPCLLHGDLWAGNAGQLPDGTPVIFDPAVYRGDRETDLAMAELFGGFPEAFYAAYRTTWPLDPGFETRKTLYNLYHILNHFNLFGAGYLNQARRMIERLVAELRG
- the grxD gene encoding Grx4 family monothiol glutaredoxin; the encoded protein is MNKAQIHQLVTQHPVVLFMKGTKQFPRCGFSGRAAEILKRCNVDFVDVNVLAEPDTVPELREYADWPTIPVLYIRGEFIGGCDIMTEMYQAGELQAKLGDLMKQPA
- a CDS encoding thioredoxin family protein, which gives rise to MGMLLRFFVLCFAWLALAHAAPGEDFFDTTLGDFAAELKTAKAQGKRGILLVLEAEGCPFCKRMREQIMSRPEVREYFHRHFVVFSLDVNGSITVTTPEGKEMTEKAFARSLKFKGTPTFVFFAADGREMARYTGATRDAETFLALGRYVAEGHWQRMSFEQFQTSR